A part of Onthophagus taurus isolate NC chromosome 7, IU_Otau_3.0, whole genome shotgun sequence genomic DNA contains:
- the LOC111423820 gene encoding putative gustatory receptor 28b, which yields MWKEMYLKELFRRIKNPKNVYDSLLPLYMFTKIVGLCPYSYTKIVGKPKYIASFFGSTYSISIILLFAGYYILQVEQSHSEDIVETNKIANSIDMFQIYGGIFVMTVSVVTNIFRQKDVTNAICKIADFDQKFNYCINYKLRRNFTTCKLIRSFILFLSRNNLSHQHDLSDQNMIKVTSSGIFLVLTIFGSLEYMNCSMYLKQVGTLSTYCFLMCYVPMVINALVEYQFITLISITKERFSLLNKELGKIGTNTINKWKNTNQIHPITKIVNHTSTNIKNIRRTHALLCNAGYEINKAYSLQILLNTAHIFINFTTLGYYCFDGAMRLYLQEEDSNMYNTVTTGIWTLCKILQLLNITLTCSRIKKEVALSGEVVFKINDRFKPDIAYEINAFVKQIFHWNFKLTAFHLFDLDMELFYCAISASTTYLMILLQLDIANKQSDQIEKIDGNFTNTIY from the exons ATGTGGAAAGAAATGTACCTTAAAGAATTATTTCGCAGAATTAAAAACCCAAAAAATGTATATGACAGCTTATTACCTTTGTATATGTTTACCAAAATTGTTGGATTATGTCCATATTCGTACacaaaaattgttggtaaACCTAAATATATCGCATCATTTTTTGGAAGCACTTACAGCAtatcgattattttattatttgctG GTTATTACATTTTACAAGTTGAACAAAGTCATTCCGAAGATATCGTTGAAACCAATAAAATAGCGAATAGCATAGATATGTTTCAAATTTATGGTGGAATTTTTGTAATGACTGTATCGGTTGTTACGAATATTTTTCGACAAAAAGATGTTACAAATGCTATTTGTAAAATAGCtgattttgatcaaaaatttaattattgcattaattataaattgcgGAGAAATTTTACAACTTGTAAGTTAATTAGATcctttatactttttttatcCAGAAATAAt TTGTCGCACCAACATGATCTTAGTGATCAAAACATGATCAAGGTTACTTCAA gtGGAATTTTCTTagtattaacaatttttggttcattagaaTATATGAACTGCAGCatgtatttaaaacaagtAGGAACATTATCAacttattgttttttaatgtgTTACGTACCAATGGTGATAAACGCCCTCGTTGAGTATCAATTTATCACCCTTATAAGCATAACTAAAGAACGATTTTCGTTGTTAAATAAAGAACTTGGAAAAATAGGCACTAACACTATtaataaatggaaaaataccaatcaaattcatccaattacTAAAATAGTCAATCACACATCGactaacattaaaaatataagacgAACTCACGCACTTTTATGCAACGCCGGGTATGAAATTAACAAAGCTTAttctttacaaattttattaaacacagctcatatttttattaattttaccaCGCTGGGGTATTATTGCTTTGATGGTGCGATGAGATTATATCTTCAAGAAGAAGATAGTAATATGTATAATACTGTCACAACTGGTATTTGGactttatgtaaaattttacaacttttaaatATCACTTTAACTTGTTCTAGGATTAAAAAAGaa GTTGCGTTATCTGGTGAAGtcgtatttaaaataaatgatcgTTTTAAACCAGATATTGCTTATGAG ataaacgCCTTTGTGaaacaaatatttcattgGAACTTTAAATTAACAGCTTTCCATCTTTTTGATTTAGATATGGAACTTTTTTATTGC gCCATCTCCGCATCGACGACGTATTTAATGATTCTTTTGCAATTAGATATTGCGAATAAACAATCAGATCAAATAGAAAAGATTGATGGTAATTTCACGAATACCATttactaa
- the LOC111423866 gene encoding myrosinase 1-like encodes MLPTQNNTDITDDHSMMDKTAANRSHPTSQNKKSMLLILNFNTFLICIGKEPSIWDDFTHTFPNKIKNTSNSDISCDGYKKIDEDVELLKNLGVNIYKFSISWSRIVNDGKMNHQGLEHYNKLIDALISHDISPMVTLFHWDTPQSIQSIGAWLNPYVATLFVEYARLVFEIFGNRVKYWITFNDPLTFCLRSYTDANFPPVGTNSKISIYLCSYVVLKSHAAVYRLYENSFKYSQNGLMSINLGTPWFVAETTNEYNVKFAKMLMEFTLGQFAEPIFGNGNYPKIMRDKISTNSMIEKMLNSKLPKFTKDEIETINNSADFFALNYYTSITISNNTFSKDIATKKNLQNLWDNSVKNLIKSDAESLEALLNYIKSKYGNIPIFIVENGYPDTGIIEDYERTHYIQTHLNSVLNAIFRDEINVIGYNVRSFLDSFEWTDGYRFVFNGYSFRVGLA; translated from the exons ATGCTTCCAACACAAAACAACACAGATATTACCGATGATCATAGTATGATGGACAAAACAGCTGCGAATAGATCTCATCCTACATCTCAAAACAAGAAGAGCATGTT ATTgatcttaaattttaatacatttcttaTATGTATAGGAAAAGAACCCTCAATATGGGATGATTTCACCCACACCTTcccaaataaaataaaaaatacatccAACTCTGATATATCATGCGatggttacaaaaaaatagatgaagatgtagaattattaaaaaatctcgGTGTAAACATCTacaaattttctatttcttgGTCGAGAATTGTAAACGATGGAAAAATGAATCATCAAGGTTTAGAacattacaacaaattaattgaTGCGTTGATATCACATGATATCTCCCCGATGGTAACACTTTTCCATTGGGATACACCTCAAAGTATCCAATCTATAGGAGCATGGCTAAATCCTTACGTTGCAACACTTTTTGTTGAATACGCTCGATtagtatttgaaattttcggCAATAGAGTTAAATATTGGATAACATTCAACGATCCtttaacattttgtttaaGATCATACACCGATGCAAATTTTCCGCCAGTTggaacaaattcaaaaataagcATTTATCTTTGTTCttatgttgttttaaaatctcATGCTGCAGTTTATCGACTTTACGAAAATTCGTTTAAATACAGTCAAAATGGCTTGATGAGTATTAATTTGGGAACGCCTTGGTTTGTAGCAGAAACAACCAACGAATATAATGTTAAATTCGCTAAAATGTTGATGGAATTTACT ttGGGTCAATTTGCCGAACCAATTTTCGGTAATGGGAATTACCCGAAAATAATGAGAGATAAGATTAGTACAAACAGTATGATAGAGAAGATGTTAAATTCAAAACTTCCAAAATTTACGAAAGATGAAATTGAAACTATAAATAACTCAGCAGATTTCTTtgctttaaattattatacttCTATTACCATTTCAAATAACACATTTTCCAAAGATATCGcaacgaaaaaaaatcttcaaaatctgtgggataattctgttaaaaatttaataaaatcagacGCAGAATCTTTAGAAGCACTCctaaattacattaaaagcAAATATGGGAATATACcgatttttattgttgaaaatggATATCCCGATACGGGAATTATCGAAGATTACGAGCGGACTCATTACATTCAA acTCATCTAAATTCAGTACTTAATGCTATTTTTAGAGATGAAATTAATGTTATCGGTTATAATGTAAGAAGTTTTTTGGATTCATTTGAATGGACAGATGGATACAGGTTTGTTTTTAATGGATACAGCtttagggttgggttggcttgA
- the LOC111423865 gene encoding transmembrane protease serine 9-like, giving the protein MKLFIVLATILAGAFAAPSTKIISGEDAERNEFPYQVSVQLNREGAWFHNCGGAILDEDTIVTAAHCLFEHDLADLRIVVGILDLDEIDGPSDARIFTVTNTIIHPDYIGGAGVGPNDIGIIKISDLFFWTDAVQPVSLPVADAVFTGPSVVSGWGSTFPIIIPIMPNRLQKANTPLLSYQECYDAFVAVTGISDKFDERSNVCTGGLDDGVFEAPCSGDSGGPVVQDGVLVGVVSWGVSCGMTGAPSVHTRIASFIDFIQEHMSTYIGLVISLYVQNAYDIIANHYEESLELFIEITLGLAMCLGYWITRYFMQNTYIHFYETWRKLENTKLMIHPTREFLQSPTQTIIHPDFIGGDDVGPNDIGILKISDLFFWTDAVQPVGLPVADAVFIGASVLSGWGSIFPIVVPIMPNRLQKANTPLLSYQECFDALPATSAEKLEERSNICTGGLDDGILGASCYGDSGGPIVQDGVLVGVVSWGVSCGMTRTPSCVYCLIILIKFNQTAAPSTKITNGEDAQRNEFPYQVSVQINRNGVWYHNCGGAILDEDTVVTAAHCLIREDLNYLRIVVGILDLDEINGPSDAQVFRVTNTIIHPGYSGSIGPNDIGIIKIGVLFFWTDAVQPVGLPVADAVFSGTSVLSGWGSTSTGSTVIMPNRLQKANTPLLSHQECYDAFVALVGSPLHLDERSNVCSGALDDGVAACSGDSGGPIVQDGVLVGVVSWGVLPCGRVGAPSVHTRIASFIDFIQKHM; this is encoded by the exons ATGAAACTTTTCATTGTATTGGCTACAATTTTAGCTGGTGCTTTTG CCGCACCATCTACTAAAATCATCAGTGGTGAAGATGCCGAAAGAAATGAATTCCCATATCAAGTCTCCGTTCAACTAAATCGCGAGGGTGCTTGGTTCCACAATTGTGGTGGTGCAATCTTAGATGAAGACACTATCGTAACCGCTGCTCACTGCTTATTCGAACATGATTTGGCTGATTTGAGAATCGTAGTTGGTATCTTGGATTTAGACGAAATTGATGGTCCATCCGACGCGCGAATTTTTACAGTCACCAACACAATCATACATCCAGACTACATTGGGGGGGCCGGCGTTGGTCCTAACGACATtggtattattaaaatcagCGATCTTTTCTTTTGGACCGATGCTGTTCAACCCGTTAGTCTTCCGGTAGCTGATGCCGTTTTCACTGGTCCCTCCGTTGTATCTGGTTGGGGATCCACCTTTCCTATTATAATTCCGATTATGCCAAATCGCCTTCAAAAAGCTAACACGCCTTTATTGAGCTATCAAg AATGTTACGACGCTTTCGTTGCAGTGACTGGAATTTCTGACAAGTTTGATGAACGTAGTAATGTTTGCACTGGAGGTTTAGATGATGGAGTCTTTGAGGCTCCTTGTTCCGGTGACAGTGGTGGCCCAGTTGTTCAAGATGGTGTTCTTGTTGGCGTCGTTTCTTGGGGAGTTTCGTGTGGTATGACTGGAGCTCCATCAGTACATACCAGAATTGCttcatttattgattttattcaagaacatatgt CAACATACATTGGTTTAGTAATTTCGTTGTACGTTCAAAATGCTTACGATATTATTGCGAATCATTACGAAGAATCTTTAGAATTGTTCATCGAAATAACATTAGGATTAGCAATGTGTCTTGGTTATTGGATAACACGatattttatgcaaaatacttatattcatttttatgaaACATGGAGAAAATTGGAGAAC ACGAAATTGATGATCCATCCGACGCGAGAGTTTTTGCAGTCACCAACACAAACAATCATACATCCAGACTTCATTGGGGGGGACGACGTTGGTCCAAACGACATTGGTATTCTTAAAATCAGCGATCTTTTCTTTTGGACCGATGCTGTTCAACCCGTTGGTCTTCCGGTAGCTGATGCCGTTTTCATTGGTGCCTCCGTTTTATCAGGTTGGGGATCCATCTTTCCTATTGTAGTCCCGATTATGCCAAATCGCCTTCAAAAAGCTAACACGCCTTTATTGAGCTATCAAG AATGTTTCGACGCATTGCCTGCGACATCTGCTGAGAAATTGGAGGAACGTAGTAATATTTGCACCGGAGGTTTAGATGATGGAATCTTGGGGGCTTCTTGTTACGGTGACAGTGGTGGCCCAATTGTCCAAGATGGTGTACTTGTTGGCGTCGTTTCTTGGGGAGTTTCGTGTGGTATGACTAGAACTCCATCA TGTGTATATTgtctaattattttaatcaaatttaatcaaacaGCCGCACCTTCTACTAAAATCACCAATGGTGAAGATGCCCAAAGAAATGAATTCCCATATCAAGTCTCCGTTCAAATAAATCGCAACGGTGTTTGGTACCACAATTGTGGTGGTGCAATCTTAGATGAAGACACTGTCGTAACCGCTGCTCACTGCTTAATCCGAGAAGATTTGAATTATTTGAGAATTGTAGTTGGTATCTTAGATTTAGACGAAATCAATGGTCCATCCGACGCGCAAGTTTTTAGAGTCACCAACACAATTATACATCCCGGCTACAGTGGGAGCATTGGTCCTAACGATATTGGTATTATTAAAATCGGCGTTCTTTTCTTTTGGACCGATGCTGTTCAACCTGTTGGTCTTCCGGTAGCTGATGCCGTTTTCAGTGGTACCTCCGTTTTATCAGGTTGGGGATCAACCTCAACCGGTTCGACTGTGATTATGCCAAATCGTCTTCAAAAAGCTAATACGCCTTTGTTGAGCCATCAAg AATGTTACGACGCTTTTGTTGCGTTAGTCGGATCTCCTTTGCATTTGGATGAACGTAGTAATGTTTGCAGTGGAGCTTTAGATGATGGAGTCGCTGCTTGTTCCGGTGACAGTGGTGGCCCAATTGTCCAAGATGGTGTTCTTGTTGGCGTCGTTTCTTGGGGAGTTTTGCCATGTGGTAGAGTTGGAGCTCCATCAGTACATACCAGAATTGCttcatttattgattttattcaaaaacataTGTAA
- the LOC111423900 gene encoding lysosomal aspartic protease-like, producing MFSKFSFLFCFIMCCYCYHNSFKISLFRQKTPRENMLDTPNIPEHDIWLDWVKKPKPRNRTNDTIPLMRYLDSEFYGIINVGSPGQEMKVIFDTAWTTSWVLSKDCPTKSIGCWFHSKFNHDQSSTYNATNKTYLANEGTYNLTGYYSRDRIVAGQSLINQTFVEMVGVPYWNVFTKADGVIGLAMDRGDGVTPFFYNMLRQTKIKTPIFSIYLNRDRSSPKGGSIYFGGIDGKHVHHINKTVKENITYAPVNTDSTNWEFNMDSVNLWYQNKSIPVCDADCVAFADTSSNSIITTKDYLKIINQHIRAKPLYFGRYEVDCNTINQMPHITFVISGEKFNLTGTDYVQKVSAKLVTVCISAFVEGTATSDKNHWLLGGAFLSKFFSIYDLEKKRIGFVLAA from the exons atgttttcaaaattctcttttttgttttgttttataatgtGCTGCTATTGTTATCATAACAGCTTCAA gaTTTCTTTGTTTCGACAAAAAACGCCTAGAGAAAATATGTTGGACACACCTAACATACCCGAACATGATATTTGGCTGGATTGGGTTAAAAAACCAAAACCTAGAAACAGAACTAATGATACTATACCTTTAATGAGATATCTTGAT tCAGAGTTTTATGGAATTATTAATGTGGGATCCCCTGGTCAAGaaatgaaagtaatttttgataCAGCCTGGACAACTTCTTGGGTATTATCTAAAGATTGTCCTACAAAAAGTATTGGTTGTT ggtttcattcaaaattcaaCCATGATCAATCATCAACATAcaatgctacaaataaaacgTATCTTGCTAATGAAGGAACTTATAATTTGACTGGATATTATTCTAGAGATAGAATAGTG GCTGGCCAATCACTTATAAATCAAACATTTGTTGAAATGGTTGGAGTTCCTTATTGGAATGTGTTTACAAAAGCTGATGGTGTTATTGGATTAGCTATGGATAGAGGTGATGGTGTGACACCATTTTTCTATAACATGCTTAggcaaacaaaaattaaaacgcctattttttcaatttatcttAACAg aGATAGGAGTTCACCTAAAGGTGGAAGCATCTATTTTGGAGGAATTGATGGAAAACATGTTCACCACATCAATAAAACtgtaaaagaaaacattaCATATGCTCCTGTTAATACAGATAGTACTAATTGGGAATTTAACATGGATTC cgTTAATTTATGGTATCAAAATAAATCTATTCCAGTTTGTGACGCAGATTGTGTAGCATTTGCAGACACAAGTAGTAATTCAATTATAACCACAAAAGATTACTTGAAGATAATCAATCAACATATTAGGGCAAAACCATTATATTTTGGACGATATGAa gttgatTGTAACACCATTAACCAAATGCCACACATAACTTTTGTAATATCTGGagagaaatttaatttaactggaACCGATTATGTGCAAAAA GTTTCTGCTAAACTTGTAACAGTATGCATATCAGCTTTTGTGGAGGGGACAGCAACATCTGACAAAAACCATTGGCTCCTTGGAGGAGCTTTTCTTTCAAAGTTTTTCAGCATATACGATTTGGAGAAGAAACGAATTGGATTTGTTCTAGCTGCTTAA